A single window of Candidatus Methanoperedens sp. DNA harbors:
- a CDS encoding aminotransferase class V-fold PLP-dependent enzyme: MDIQKIRRDFPALGKKWNGKYPIYFDNACMTLKPRPVIDAMNEYYTEYPVCGGRSIHKMAKKVDEKVTQSREKFRKFLGASCPEEIIFTRNTTEGLNLVANSMDFKNGDIVLTTDREHNSNLVPWQVQAHKRGIKHIIVHSNPDNTFDLEGFCGLFDKNKNVRLVSMVYTANLDGYTIPAKEIIQIAHDHDALVMLDGAQSAPHKAVDVKALDVDFFAISVHKMAGPTGMGVLYGKHHLLEEIAPFIVGGDTVSDTTYESAKFLPTPEKFEAGLQDYAGIIGGGAAVDYICGVGLPNIEKHEKRLNTIITKGIKDMPGLKIIGPEDPNLRGGIISFTVDMPKGGDAHDIALILDETENIEVRSGAFCVHSWFNYRKCGAAVRASLYLYNTEDEAKKFVDTLGKTIGLFSP; the protein is encoded by the coding sequence ATGGACATCCAGAAAATCCGCCGTGATTTCCCGGCACTGGGGAAAAAATGGAATGGTAAATACCCCATCTATTTTGATAATGCATGCATGACCCTGAAGCCAAGGCCTGTAATAGATGCGATGAATGAATATTATACGGAATATCCAGTATGCGGTGGGCGTTCCATTCACAAGATGGCAAAAAAAGTGGATGAGAAGGTCACTCAAAGCAGGGAGAAGTTCCGGAAGTTCCTTGGGGCGTCCTGTCCTGAAGAGATAATCTTCACAAGAAACACAACCGAAGGATTGAATCTTGTTGCCAATTCGATGGATTTTAAAAACGGCGACATCGTACTAACAACAGACAGGGAACATAATTCAAATCTCGTTCCCTGGCAGGTGCAGGCGCATAAAAGAGGGATAAAGCATATTATTGTCCATTCAAATCCTGATAATACCTTCGATCTTGAGGGATTTTGCGGACTATTCGATAAAAACAAGAACGTACGGCTTGTGAGCATGGTATATACCGCGAACCTTGACGGCTATACCATACCTGCAAAAGAGATCATACAGATCGCCCATGACCACGATGCTCTTGTGATGCTTGACGGAGCCCAGAGCGCACCTCACAAAGCTGTAGATGTAAAGGCGCTTGATGTTGATTTTTTCGCTATTTCAGTACATAAGATGGCAGGACCGACAGGCATGGGTGTGCTCTATGGTAAACATCACCTGCTTGAAGAGATAGCACCTTTCATCGTTGGCGGGGATACGGTTAGTGACACAACGTATGAAAGTGCGAAATTCCTGCCCACTCCTGAGAAATTCGAGGCAGGTCTCCAGGATTATGCTGGCATCATAGGAGGGGGCGCGGCAGTTGACTATATCTGCGGCGTGGGATTGCCGAATATCGAGAAGCATGAAAAGCGGCTCAATACCATTATCACAAAAGGAATAAAAGACATGCCGGGATTAAAGATCATAGGCCCGGAAGACCCGAACCTGAGGGGAGGCATCATTTCATTTACTGTCGATATGCCAAAAGGCGGTGATGCACATGATATTGCCCTTATTCTTGATGAGACCGAGAACATAGAAGTGCGCTCGGGTGCATTCTGCGTGCATTCCTGGTTCAATTACAGGAAATGCGGGGCTGCGGTGCGGGCTTCGCTATATTTGTATAATACTGAGGATGAAGCGAAGAAGTTTGTGGATACTCTGGGGAAGACGATCGGATTGTTCAGTCCGTAG
- a CDS encoding PDZ domain-containing protein, with the protein MNYTDLLLPLFLFYWLIVMILNRRGTLAKHNISAFGPILMIRTTKGQEFLDRLAVHKTFWRTFANIGLPAMLLGMLIMFLLILFIDYSLITSFQTQTVPQPTKFNEPRNIFLIPGINEYIPLYWGAIALIVTLMVHEFSHAILCKVEGIKVKSMGILLALVPVGGFAEPDEEQLLGKKEEKTETEQPSEPKRIATRSERVRVLTAGVMANFVTAIIAFILFFTLLGSISTVGDVMITTVIPGSPAQLAGVNESMILTGINDIKVNNASDFLSYASTIAPGSNVKLNLVENGVPKEIHLVASGKNVTRAGVKVLSVTEGSAAGAAGIKEGMIIVRIDNTEIKELNDFINFMNSTKEGQKIDVYLLSNSSLDASTEVFKAIELGKNPSPVNANKGFLGVSYSPEQGAVSYSIGIGIGEFQAKTYLDMLKSIPSLMTGIYGWVIIFGLPIFGFAGEGFPGFSGMLMNFYEPTGWVAVFGVVVFWILNSLLWIGWMNFYAGLFNCLPAVPLDGGHVFRDVMTSFLSKVFGDGEKVERISNAIVLVFALLILLSFVFVTIAPYAAHGF; encoded by the coding sequence TTGAATTACACTGATCTTTTATTGCCGCTGTTCTTATTCTACTGGCTTATTGTGATGATCCTCAACAGGCGCGGGACACTGGCAAAACATAATATATCTGCATTTGGCCCGATACTGATGATCCGCACAACGAAAGGACAGGAATTCCTGGACAGGCTTGCAGTTCATAAAACATTCTGGAGAACATTTGCAAATATCGGGCTGCCTGCTATGCTTCTCGGTATGCTGATAATGTTTCTACTGATACTGTTCATCGATTACTCACTGATAACATCATTCCAGACCCAGACAGTACCCCAGCCCACCAAATTCAACGAACCCAGAAATATTTTCCTTATCCCCGGGATTAATGAATATATCCCGCTTTACTGGGGGGCAATTGCACTGATCGTAACTCTCATGGTACATGAGTTTTCCCATGCAATCCTTTGCAAAGTGGAAGGTATAAAGGTAAAATCCATGGGAATATTGCTGGCTCTTGTCCCTGTAGGTGGTTTTGCAGAACCTGATGAAGAACAATTGCTGGGGAAAAAAGAAGAAAAAACCGAAACAGAACAGCCTTCTGAACCAAAGCGCATAGCCACACGCAGCGAGCGCGTGCGGGTGCTAACAGCAGGAGTAATGGCTAATTTTGTCACGGCAATCATTGCTTTTATCCTGTTTTTCACACTGCTTGGCTCTATTTCAACAGTGGGAGATGTAATGATCACAACGGTTATCCCCGGCTCTCCTGCGCAACTTGCCGGGGTTAATGAGAGTATGATATTGACAGGAATAAATGATATTAAAGTCAATAATGCGTCTGATTTTCTTTCTTATGCCAGTACGATCGCACCTGGCAGCAATGTAAAATTAAACCTAGTTGAGAACGGTGTACCGAAAGAAATACATCTGGTTGCATCAGGGAAAAATGTTACGCGTGCAGGTGTAAAGGTATTGAGCGTAACAGAAGGTTCGGCTGCCGGGGCAGCCGGGATAAAAGAAGGCATGATAATAGTCAGGATAGATAATACTGAAATCAAAGAGCTCAACGATTTCATCAATTTCATGAATTCCACAAAAGAGGGACAAAAAATCGATGTTTATTTATTAAGTAACAGCTCTCTTGATGCTTCAACTGAAGTATTCAAGGCTATTGAACTTGGAAAAAATCCCTCTCCTGTGAATGCCAATAAAGGTTTCCTTGGTGTGTCGTATTCGCCTGAGCAGGGAGCGGTAAGTTATTCCATCGGAATAGGGATAGGTGAATTCCAGGCAAAAACATATCTTGATATGTTGAAGAGTATTCCATCGTTAATGACCGGAATATATGGATGGGTAATTATATTTGGCCTTCCAATATTTGGCTTTGCAGGTGAAGGATTCCCTGGCTTTAGCGGCATGCTAATGAATTTTTATGAGCCCACAGGCTGGGTGGCAGTATTCGGTGTAGTTGTGTTCTGGATATTAAATTCCCTGTTATGGATCGGCTGGATGAATTTCTATGCCGGGCTATTTAATTGCCTTCCTGCAGTACCTCTTGATGGCGGGCATGTGTTCCGCGATGTTATGACTTCATTCCTTTCAAAGGTGTTCGGAGATGGCGAGAAAGTAGAAAGGATATCCAATGCGATCGTACTGGTATTTGCATTATTGATTCTTTTGTCTTTTGTGTTCGTGACGATAGCACCATACGCAGCTCATGGGTTTTGA
- a CDS encoding divalent-cation tolerance protein CutA yields MFSIIYITAGDLAEARMIGRKLVEERLAACANIFPITSIFRWKGGIDEANEFGIIIKTRSDKVKEIEKRVKEIHSYEVPCVVSFKIGEGLTDYLNWIDESVRDQ; encoded by the coding sequence ATGTTTTCAATAATATATATAACCGCCGGGGATCTGGCAGAAGCGAGGATGATCGGCCGCAAACTTGTCGAGGAGCGCCTTGCTGCCTGTGCGAATATTTTTCCTATCACTTCCATTTTCAGATGGAAGGGGGGCATAGATGAGGCAAACGAATTCGGGATAATCATAAAAACAAGATCGGATAAAGTAAAGGAAATCGAAAAGAGAGTAAAAGAGATCCACAGCTATGAGGTTCCATGCGTTGTGTCGTTCAAGATCGGGGAAGGTTTGACAGATTACCTTAATTGGATAGATGAGTCTGTGAGAGACCAATAG
- a CDS encoding bifunctional alpha,alpha-trehalose-phosphate synthase (UDP-forming)/trehalose-phosphatase: protein MRMLIVSNRLPFTVVEKEGTFRFQESVGGMVSGLSAYLDSMKTSSFTESEYIWIGWPGITVEDIKQKEQLKLKALSDFHAYPIFLSEKTMDKFYHGFCNKTIWPLFHYFPFYTIYDEDSWICYKHVNEMFCEAITEIIKPDDIVWVHDYHLMLLPGLLKKKFPENQVGFFLHIPFPSFEIFRMLPKKWQKELLEGILGADLAGFHTHEYTQYFLRCVLRILGHEHNMGKIITKNKIVRADTFPMGIDFPKFNGHTNNMQAQKEEDTFDRTLANYRIILSIDRLDYTKGIINRLRSYEIFLERYKQWHKKLILLLVVVPSRIGVEHYQLNKKEIDELVGRINGRFGSIDWTPISYQYRFLPFSSLIALYKRSDVALITPLRDGMNLVSKEYIAARTDKTGVLILSEMAGSSKELGEAIIINPNNTEEMTEALREALEMPPEEQIKRNHILQERLKCYDVVKWAHDFLNDLISVGEEQKRFDARLLNSKVKQEMKVDFNKARRRLILLDYDGTLVPFAPKPEMAVPSQDILNLLTSYLNDMRNEVVLLSGRDKDTLERWFGLPNINIVAEHGTLIKEKNCEWSIAKQLNDQWKPRILPLLRLYVDRVPGSFIEEKDFSTAWHYRKSDPEQSSGQAKDLMDTLVNLTANIDVQVMQGNKVVEIRNAGFNKGTAGMRWISKNEYDFILAIGDDFTDEDLFKILPDTAYSIRVGITQSYARFNLHNYVEVIELLRQLVEVNVISDIINKEIHNEIPS from the coding sequence ATGAGAATGCTCATAGTTTCAAATCGGCTGCCTTTCACTGTTGTTGAAAAAGAAGGTACTTTCAGGTTTCAGGAAAGCGTAGGCGGCATGGTGTCAGGTCTTTCAGCATATCTTGATTCAATGAAAACCTCTTCGTTTACAGAGTCAGAATATATCTGGATTGGATGGCCGGGGATAACAGTTGAGGATATAAAACAAAAAGAACAATTAAAATTAAAAGCGCTTTCTGATTTCCATGCATATCCCATTTTTCTTTCCGAAAAAACCATGGATAAATTCTACCATGGATTCTGCAATAAAACCATCTGGCCGCTATTTCACTATTTTCCGTTTTATACAATATATGATGAGGATTCATGGATATGTTATAAGCATGTAAACGAAATGTTCTGTGAAGCTATTACGGAAATCATAAAACCGGATGATATAGTCTGGGTTCATGATTATCATCTCATGCTTCTTCCCGGGCTCCTGAAAAAAAAGTTCCCTGAAAACCAGGTCGGATTTTTTCTCCATATTCCTTTTCCTTCGTTTGAAATATTCAGGATGCTGCCCAAAAAATGGCAAAAGGAATTACTGGAAGGGATACTGGGAGCTGACCTGGCCGGATTCCATACACATGAATATACCCAATATTTCTTAAGATGTGTTCTGCGCATATTGGGTCATGAGCACAATATGGGAAAGATTATCACGAAGAACAAGATAGTAAGAGCTGATACATTTCCCATGGGTATTGATTTCCCAAAATTCAATGGTCATACAAACAATATGCAGGCTCAGAAAGAAGAAGATACATTCGACAGGACGCTTGCAAACTACAGAATAATTCTTTCTATCGACAGACTGGATTATACTAAAGGTATTATCAACCGTCTTCGCAGTTATGAAATTTTCCTTGAGAGATATAAACAATGGCATAAAAAATTAATACTTCTCTTAGTAGTTGTTCCTTCACGCATAGGAGTAGAGCACTATCAGCTGAATAAAAAAGAAATAGATGAGCTTGTCGGCAGGATAAATGGGAGATTCGGCAGCATCGACTGGACTCCAATATCCTACCAGTACAGGTTCCTGCCGTTCAGTTCTCTTATTGCACTTTATAAAAGAAGCGACGTTGCATTGATTACGCCTTTAAGGGATGGTATGAACCTCGTATCAAAAGAATATATAGCAGCAAGAACCGATAAGACAGGTGTTCTTATACTCAGTGAAATGGCAGGCTCTTCAAAAGAACTTGGAGAAGCCATCATCATAAATCCCAATAATACGGAAGAAATGACCGAAGCATTAAGGGAGGCGCTGGAAATGCCTCCGGAAGAGCAGATCAAGAGGAACCATATCTTGCAGGAGAGACTCAAATGTTATGATGTTGTGAAATGGGCGCATGATTTCCTTAATGATCTGATTTCCGTAGGTGAGGAACAAAAAAGGTTCGATGCAAGATTATTAAATAGCAAAGTCAAACAAGAAATGAAAGTAGATTTCAATAAAGCCAGAAGAAGGCTTATATTATTGGATTATGATGGGACGCTTGTTCCCTTTGCTCCAAAACCTGAGATGGCAGTACCGAGCCAGGACATCCTGAATCTCCTTACGAGTTATTTAAATGATATGCGAAATGAAGTTGTTCTGTTAAGCGGTCGGGACAAAGATACTCTTGAGCGATGGTTTGGATTGCCGAATATAAACATTGTGGCTGAGCACGGGACATTGATCAAGGAAAAAAACTGTGAATGGAGCATAGCTAAACAATTGAATGATCAATGGAAACCCAGGATACTTCCTTTACTCAGGTTATATGTAGACAGGGTCCCCGGATCCTTCATAGAGGAAAAAGATTTCTCTACTGCATGGCATTACCGCAAATCTGACCCTGAACAGAGTTCCGGGCAGGCAAAAGATCTGATGGATACCCTGGTAAATCTTACTGCGAATATAGACGTCCAGGTAATGCAGGGTAATAAAGTTGTGGAAATCCGGAACGCAGGCTTTAACAAGGGCACAGCCGGAATGCGCTGGATATCAAAGAACGAATATGATTTCATTCTTGCGATAGGCGATGATTTCACAGATGAGGATCTGTTTAAGATCCTTCCTGATACTGCTTATTCAATCAGGGTCGGGATTACCCAATCATATGCAAGGTTTAATCTTCATAATTATGTGGAAGTTATAGAGCTTCTCAGGCAATTGGTTGAAGTTAATGTGATATCGGATATCATTAATAAAGAGATTCATAATGAAATTCCCAGTTAA
- a CDS encoding MFS transporter — translation MKFPVKDSLTEGELKSGLNNVIMDGLTTQAIATLTGGVFLVAFALKLGASNLTIGILSAIPPLGQLIQLPAIYIVEKYRVRREICILSTGIGRSFWLLIAMLPFLVFIKDPLTLLIIVLIINAAFSAIGACSWNSWMRDLVPMNQMGSFFSKRMLYASIVGILFSLIASIFIDYWKQLYPDNELYAYSYIFFIGFLAGMAGLYFLSKIPEPRMMVIKERINFSRLLFQPFKDTNFKNLIIFLGSWNFAVNLAAPFFTVYMLTRLNLDMATIIILMLLNQVTSIAFLRLWGKYADRYSNKSILSINGPLFIICILAWTFTARPEKYIFTMPLLVIIHTLMGISSAGITLSSGNIGLKLAPQGQATSYLAANSFINSLAAGIAPVLGGLFADFFADRKLSLDLHWESPVRNLYIQTLYFQSLDFYFLFAFLIGFYSIHRLAMVKEVGEVEEKIVINELISEVRKDMRSFSTASGLRSTMQFPFSVMRSTVQNTDVLNNFRCSLNSYNRRRAIKNAMFRSAFKKRLRSIQEER, via the coding sequence ATGAAATTCCCAGTTAAGGATTCGTTAACAGAAGGAGAATTAAAATCCGGTCTTAACAATGTGATAATGGACGGCCTCACAACACAGGCGATCGCAACGCTGACTGGCGGAGTGTTTCTCGTGGCTTTTGCGCTAAAGCTTGGGGCTTCAAACCTGACTATCGGTATTCTCTCAGCCATCCCGCCTCTGGGACAGCTGATCCAACTACCTGCGATATATATTGTGGAGAAATACAGGGTCAGGAGAGAAATCTGTATCTTGAGTACGGGAATAGGCAGGTCATTCTGGCTGCTGATAGCTATGCTCCCTTTCTTAGTTTTTATCAAGGACCCCCTGACCCTGCTCATTATCGTTCTAATAATAAATGCAGCATTCTCTGCTATCGGAGCCTGCAGCTGGAACTCATGGATGCGCGATCTTGTTCCTATGAATCAAATGGGATCTTTTTTCAGTAAACGAATGCTATATGCAAGTATAGTAGGGATTTTATTCAGTCTTATTGCCAGTATATTTATAGATTACTGGAAACAGCTATATCCTGACAATGAATTATATGCATATTCATATATTTTTTTCATCGGATTCCTGGCAGGTATGGCAGGACTGTATTTTCTTTCAAAGATACCTGAGCCTCGTATGATGGTCATCAAAGAAAGGATCAATTTCTCCAGGCTGCTTTTCCAGCCTTTCAAGGATACCAATTTTAAAAACCTGATAATTTTTCTTGGATCGTGGAATTTTGCCGTGAACCTGGCGGCCCCTTTTTTCACTGTTTACATGCTTACAAGATTGAATCTTGATATGGCAACTATTATAATTCTTATGCTATTGAATCAGGTCACCAGTATTGCATTCTTACGTTTGTGGGGAAAATATGCTGATAGATATAGCAACAAATCGATCCTCAGTATAAACGGTCCTTTATTCATAATATGCATTCTTGCATGGACTTTCACTGCAAGACCTGAGAAATACATATTTACTATGCCATTATTGGTAATTATACATACGTTGATGGGTATTTCCTCAGCAGGAATAACCCTTTCATCCGGGAATATCGGGCTCAAATTAGCACCACAAGGACAGGCCACGTCATATTTAGCAGCAAACAGTTTTATTAATTCGTTAGCGGCGGGAATTGCACCCGTGCTTGGTGGTTTATTTGCAGATTTTTTTGCAGACCGCAAACTTTCACTGGATCTCCACTGGGAAAGTCCGGTAAGGAATCTGTATATTCAAACTCTGTATTTTCAATCATTGGATTTCTATTTTCTCTTTGCATTCCTGATAGGTTTTTATTCCATACACAGGCTGGCAATGGTAAAAGAAGTCGGAGAAGTTGAGGAAAAGATCGTAATAAATGAACTTATTTCTGAAGTAAGAAAAGATATGAGATCATTTTCCACTGCAAGTGGTTTGCGAAGCACGATGCAATTTCCATTTTCTGTTATGAGAAGCACTGTGCAGAATACAGATGTTCTGAATAATTTCAGATGTTCGCTCAACAGTTACAACAGACGGCGGGCAATTAAAAATGCTATGTTCAGATCTGCATTTAAAAAGCGTTTAAGGAGTATTCAAGAAGAGAGATAA
- a CDS encoding glycosyltransferase family 4 protein encodes MRIAIVAPSVWYRIAPPHESKYGGAEKIVYWLCEKLVEWGHDVTLFATGDSKTSAKLVPTYPCSVLRQDNNKNGQNGKNSVSWNDITDNLLSLRKAMEVEENFEVIHSHVYADPLVTSSLNGSGVQVLSTIHNSMSAKDMGWGNIMLYRYAKNRKRHRFVAISKSQTIHDDAGLHYKDIVHNGIDLSNYKTKKRLKRKNDTLLCLSRIDPHKGIEYAIDAAEKSGMKLIIAGRKHPGKEEEFFEERIEPRLQKGVVEYAGEVSDKEKIKLLNATAGVIFPSLWREPFGLVPIEAGACSSPLVAFECGAIPEIVINGKTGFFVRPRNKDGKPNIKELVKAIKRIDEIEPKDCFDHVKNKFTADRMVEKYLNIYRELSLFLNTP; translated from the coding sequence ATGAGAATTGCAATAGTTGCTCCTTCAGTCTGGTACAGGATAGCTCCCCCGCATGAATCAAAATATGGCGGGGCAGAAAAAATTGTTTATTGGTTATGTGAGAAGTTGGTAGAATGGGGTCATGATGTTACCTTATTTGCCACTGGAGACTCAAAAACTTCGGCAAAACTGGTACCCACATATCCCTGTTCTGTTCTTAGGCAGGATAATAATAAGAACGGGCAAAACGGTAAAAATAGCGTTTCCTGGAACGATATAACTGATAATCTGCTGAGCTTGCGGAAGGCTATGGAAGTCGAAGAGAATTTTGAAGTTATACATTCACATGTATATGCTGATCCGCTTGTAACTTCTTCATTAAATGGATCAGGGGTCCAGGTACTGAGCACGATACACAATAGTATGAGTGCCAAAGACATGGGCTGGGGAAACATTATGCTATACAGGTATGCAAAAAACAGGAAACGCCATCGTTTTGTTGCTATCAGCAAATCACAGACAATACATGATGATGCAGGATTGCATTACAAAGATATTGTACATAACGGGATTGATCTTTCCAATTATAAAACCAAAAAGCGATTGAAGAGAAAAAACGACACGCTCCTGTGTCTTTCCAGGATTGACCCTCATAAAGGGATAGAATATGCTATCGATGCAGCGGAAAAATCTGGCATGAAACTTATTATAGCCGGAAGAAAACACCCTGGTAAGGAAGAAGAATTCTTCGAGGAACGCATAGAACCGCGCTTACAAAAAGGTGTAGTGGAGTACGCTGGCGAGGTAAGCGATAAAGAAAAAATTAAGCTGCTCAATGCAACAGCAGGAGTGATTTTTCCATCTTTATGGAGAGAACCTTTTGGCCTGGTGCCTATTGAAGCCGGAGCTTGCAGTTCGCCTCTGGTCGCTTTTGAATGCGGGGCAATTCCTGAAATAGTTATAAATGGCAAAACCGGTTTTTTTGTCCGGCCGCGTAATAAAGACGGGAAGCCAAACATAAAAGAACTGGTAAAAGCAATAAAGAGAATAGATGAGATAGAGCCAAAAGACTGTTTTGATCATGTTAAAAATAAATTCACGGCAGATAGAATGGTTGAAAAATATTTAAATATATACCGGGAATTATCTCTCTTCTTGAATACTCCTTAA
- a CDS encoding glycosyltransferase family 4 protein, with translation MRIAMFCSGLMTTPPANKENIIHAPLHLTAVLASEMVKRGHSVTLFGAKGTKSKAKVIDLNLPPLFNHPHIGDSTDLKNHNAINFYEQVFIADIYRRAAEGEFDIIHIHPVDLSINFAANCKVPTVFTLHDPLSEWRCFIYNIHKTNKNIYYVSISDSQRLPFKDLNFIDTIHNGIDPGRYQFNSLSGDYLLSASRLVPEKGVDIAIKVARRTGFPLKITGEPASDNNSYWMEKIKPEIGGKISYEGMVSTRRMLNIYKNAAALLFPIKWEESFGMTMIEAMACGTPVIAFNRGSVREIIKDGRTGFIVDDMDGMAGAVKKISSIDRKECRCHVEENFSLRKMVDKYELVYEKILK, from the coding sequence ATGCGCATTGCCATGTTTTGCAGTGGTTTGATGACCACACCCCCGGCAAACAAAGAAAACATAATTCATGCCCCGCTTCATCTGACAGCAGTCCTGGCCTCTGAGATGGTAAAACGCGGTCACTCTGTGACACTATTTGGTGCTAAGGGTACAAAGTCAAAGGCGAAGGTCATTGATTTAAATCTACCACCATTGTTTAACCATCCGCATATAGGTGATTCAACAGATTTGAAAAATCACAATGCTATAAATTTTTATGAGCAGGTATTTATCGCGGATATTTATCGCAGGGCTGCAGAAGGAGAATTCGACATCATACATATCCATCCGGTTGATCTGTCAATCAACTTTGCAGCCAATTGCAAAGTTCCTACCGTTTTCACCTTGCATGATCCTCTTTCCGAGTGGCGGTGCTTTATTTATAACATACACAAAACGAATAAGAATATTTATTATGTATCAATCAGCGATTCCCAGCGCCTGCCCTTTAAAGATCTAAATTTTATAGATACGATCCATAATGGTATTGATCCAGGCAGGTATCAGTTCAATTCTCTATCCGGGGATTATTTATTATCCGCATCGAGATTGGTTCCGGAAAAAGGGGTCGATATAGCAATCAAGGTTGCAAGGAGAACAGGTTTTCCACTGAAAATAACCGGGGAGCCAGCTTCCGATAATAACAGCTACTGGATGGAAAAAATAAAACCTGAAATAGGAGGAAAGATCAGTTATGAAGGAATGGTTTCCACACGGCGCATGTTAAACATTTATAAAAATGCTGCCGCCCTTCTTTTTCCAATAAAATGGGAAGAATCATTCGGCATGACAATGATCGAGGCTATGGCCTGCGGCACACCTGTGATCGCTTTTAACCGCGGTTCAGTCAGGGAGATCATAAAGGATGGAAGGACAGGTTTCATAGTTGATGACATGGACGGGATGGCCGGGGCAGTTAAAAAAATCAGTTCTATCGATCGAAAAGAATGCCGCTGCCATGTCGAAGAGAACTTCAGCCTCCGAAAAATGGTGGATAAATATGAATTGGTATATGAGAAAATCTTAAAATAA